Part of the Streptomyces sp. WMMC500 genome is shown below.
TGCCCTCGCCGCCGGCCGCCGTCGTCTCCCGCCACCAGGCCACGCCCGCGGCCACCGACTCGTCGTCGCCGGTGTCGACGTACAGCCGGCCGGTGCGCTGGAGCAGGCCGCTCGCGTCGTGCTCCACCAGCCGGTCGAGCAGGGCGAGCTGGGCGTCGTGCGGCTCGGTGGCCAGGTTCCGGCCCTCGGCGGCGAGGAGCTGGAACGGGGCCAGGCGCACGCCGTCGAGGCCGTCGACCGGCCAGCAGTAGCGGCGGTACGCGGCCGAGAACGCCTCGGCGTCGGCGGCCCGCTCGCGCTGGCGGGCGAGGAGGGCGGCGACGGCGGGCTCCGGGTCGCCGTCCCCGGCCGCGGCCGGGGCGGCCTGCGCCGCCTGCGGGGCGGTGCCGGCCAGCCGCGTCCGCGTCGCCTCCAGCGCCGCCAGCGCGCCCGGGAACACCGCCCGCGACGCCGCGCCCACCGCCGCGTACTGCTGCCGCAGCAGCCCGCCCGCCTTCAGCGACCAGGGCAGCAGCTCGGCGTCGAGCAGCAGCCAGTCCGTCCCCAGCTCCTCCCACAGCCCGGCCGCCGTCACCGCCTCGCGGACGCGGGCGAGCACCTGCTCGGTGCGCTCCGCGTCGGAGAAGAACGGGCGGCCCGTACGCGTGTGCAGCGCACCCGTGACGCCCGCCCCCGCGGGCAGGCCGAAGCGCTTCTCCGCGACGCCCGCGTCCCGGCACACCAGCGCCACCGCGCGCGAGCCCATGTGCTTCTCCTCGCACACCACGCGCGCCACGCCGTCCGCGCGGTACGCCGCGAACGCCTCCGCCGGGTGCTCCAGGTGCCCCTCCTCCGCGGAGGTGGCGGTGGGCGCCATCGTCGGCGGCAGGTACAGCAGCAGCCGCGGGTCGACCGCGAAGCGGCTCATGACCTCCAGCGCCGCCGCCGCGTTCTCCTCCCGCACAGCGACGCGGCCGTGCCGGCCGGTCTCCACGACGCGGCGGCCGTGCACGTCCGTGAGGTCCAGCGGGCGGTCGCCGCCCGCGCCGCCCTGCGCCGCGCCGGTGCCGGCCCCCGCCGCGAGGGGCTTGACCGGCTCGTACCAGACGCGCTCGGCCGGCACGTCGACCAGCTCGCGCTCGGGCCAGCGCAGCGCGGTCAGCTTGCCGCCGAAGACGCAGCCGGTGTCGAGGCAGAGGGTGTTGTTGACCCACGACGCCTCCGGCGTCGGGGTGTGGCCGTAGACGACGGCGGCCCGGCCGCGGTACTCCTCGGCCCACGGGTAGCGCACCGGCAGGCCGTACTCGTCGGTCTCGCCCGTCGTGTCGCCGTACAGCGCGAAGGAGCGCACCCGGCCGGAGGTGCGGCCGTGGTACTTCTCCGGCAGGCCGGCGTGGCTGACG
Proteins encoded:
- a CDS encoding polynucleotide kinase-phosphatase translates to MSDATPTPDATPTPDATPAPDTAPTRRLGVPDLSLVVLIGTTGSGKSTFARRHFKPTEVLSSDFCRGLVADDENDQSASGDAFDVLHYIAGKRLAAGRLTVVDATSVQPEARRQLVRLAREHDVLPVAIVLDVPESVCRERNAARPDRAGMGAHVIPRQRRELRRGLRGLPREGFRTVHHLRGTDEVDAARVVRERRYNDLAHLTGPFDLIGDVHGCASELETLLTSLGYEDGVHPAGRTAVFVGDLVDRGPDSPGVLRRVMGMVAAGSALCVPGNHENKLGRLLHGRNVKVSHGLAETVEQLERAEAAEPGFRERVRTFVDGLVSHYVLDGGRLVVSHAGLPEKYHGRTSGRVRSFALYGDTTGETDEYGLPVRYPWAEEYRGRAAVVYGHTPTPEASWVNNTLCLDTGCVFGGKLTALRWPERELVDVPAERVWYEPVKPLAAGAGTGAAQGGAGGDRPLDLTDVHGRRVVETGRHGRVAVREENAAAALEVMSRFAVDPRLLLYLPPTMAPTATSAEEGHLEHPAEAFAAYRADGVARVVCEEKHMGSRAVALVCRDAGVAEKRFGLPAGAGVTGALHTRTGRPFFSDAERTEQVLARVREAVTAAGLWEELGTDWLLLDAELLPWSLKAGGLLRQQYAAVGAASRAVFPGALAALEATRTRLAGTAPQAAQAAPAAAGDGDPEPAVAALLARQRERAADAEAFSAAYRRYCWPVDGLDGVRLAPFQLLAAEGRNLATEPHDAQLALLDRLVEHDASGLLQRTGRLYVDTGDDESVAAGVAWWRETTAAGGEGMVVKPLQACVRNGDGRLVQPGVKCRGREYLRIIYGPEYTRPENLTRLRNRFLGHKRSLALREYALGLEALDRLAAGEPLWRVHEAVFAVLALESEPVDPRL